The segment CCAGGTGGACCCTAATGGTGACAAGCTGTTGGATGATGTAAGTGGCTGCACATTCATTTTCTTCCAGATTAGAGATACCTGTAAAATCCAATTTTCATTCCATGCTGAGTTTTTTCCTAGAAGCAAATTACCCAGGCTTtgtaaggaaaataaatctgttttcaaAGCTCACTTGGTGCCCTGGGTGGAGTTGTCCAGCCTCACTCCTGGGGCATGGTCACATTGTTTGCTGTGGTAGAGAACATTGGTTTTCAGTCCCAGTTCTCCTTACTAGTGGCTAAAAAATGATTTATCCCTCCAGAGAGCTTTCCTCCTGTTCTGACCACATTCCCCCTCGTCTTTGTGCAGGCCATGGCTGCAGACAACAGTGACAAGTGGTTTGCTGAGCACAACATGAAGAAGGTTTCAGCTTAGCTGGAGGAATGGactgtgctgctcctctgtgcCTTGGAGTTCTTCCAAGAAAATGCCACTCCTGGTTAAAGTGCTGCCTTCCCAATCAGAGGGTGCTGGGACGTCCCGTAGTGGTTTCTTTGGGTTGATTTAAGCTGATGTCTCTGgcctgctgctctctcccttTCACATCCCTTCCTTCCAAAAAACTGGGGTTGTGCAGCaaaggagcagctgagccctTGGCCTCAAAACCAGGGATTTTCAGTCAAGAAAACATCGCATTTCTGTGTTGTTGTTATGCTTGAAGGAAAGGTGATACGTTATTTTCTGATTAATTAATTTCCTGATTAATTTGCTTTAGCTGTCCTTCATTTGCAGGCTAGAGAGGAGATTTTGAGGTAGCTGTGGCTACTCCCCCTCTCCAGTGGGGTGTGGGGTGCATCCCTTTATTGGGAACAAAGCAATGATCTTGCCAAACTGGGTGAATGCTCCAGTCCTTGTTTTCATTCCAAGGTGTTTCACCAGCTTCCAGGGGGAAATGTTCACTCGAGAAGCCCGTGGTGTGTTCCTCACTGGGATCCTGCTGTTGATGGGGTGGTTTCCACCCCTTCTCCAGGAGATTTCCACGTCCCAGGAGGGAGCTGAGGCTGTGCTTTGGGGTTTGTAGCTGCACTGTCTGCTGAGGTGCCAGAGAGCAGCTTGAAATAAGTTTTGCAGTTAGCTTTTGGTGAGAAACTGCCTTTGGAAATAACAGTTCAGGGTTTATTCCGTTGGAGTGAAGTCACTCTGCTTTTGCTGGGAATACAGGGAGTCATTCCTGGCATTGTTTCTGCCAGGTATGCTGCCTGACTGCTCATTTTCTTGATGAAAACCTTAAATAAAATACCTTAAATCGGGTTTTCGTCGTGAAACTGAAATGAGCTTCACGGAGAAGATCAGGCAGCGTTGGCACTTCTGAGCTGGAACGGGAAAAATTCCTCGCTGCGATTTCGTCCGAGCTTTTCAGTTCAGTTTTAATGACGGTTTCGAATCCTCTTCGTCAAATTAAACACGTTGATTCTGGAGCGCGGCAATTAATGGATGAATTAATTAACCCAGCCCACCTCCgcgccgccagggggcgctgcGGGCGCGCCCGCGGGTGGGATGGGGGGGGGAGAAGGGGCGCGGCCGGCGCCGTGACGTCACGCACCCCCCGGCGTGACGTCAGCGCGCGGCGCCGCCATGGAGCCGGCGGAGCGCGGGGCCGCGATGGCGCCGGGCTGTCCCGGCGGGCCCTGGGCCGTGGGCGAGGAGACGGCGATCCTGCACGGCGGCTTCCTGCTGGCCGCCCGCCTGCTGCAGCCGCGGCCGCTGCGGGAGCTGCGCAAAGCCGACTGGCCCCGCGCGGGGGTGCCCATCACCGACGCGCTGCGCGAGATCGGCGAGCGCTGCCCCTCGCCGCTGGGCCTGTGGAAGAAGGAGGCCGTGGCCATCGTGTGGGCCAAAATCCTGCTGCCGgctccccccgccgccgccgccgcggcgctGGAGTGGGGCTGGAAGGATGACGGGTTCTTCTCGGTGGGCGCGATGATCCCCGATGTCAACCACACCGCCCTCTTCGAGCTGGTCAAGGCGCTGGGCGTGCCCCGGCTCTTcgtgcagctgctgctggcgctgcccccaggtgtgtgccGGGGACAGCTGCGGAGCTTGGTGGAGTACATCGCCAGCGAGACGTCCCCGTCGGACATCAGCTTCTTCTTGGACGTGTGGTGGGAGGTGCTGAAGCACCGGGAGGGACAGGAGGATGCCACGGTGTCGGCGTTCAGCGCTCTCATCCATCAGCACGGCGGGGAGTTCTCCCTGGAGGATGGTCTGCAGCCCCCAAAGAGGTTCAAGGGTGACCCTGGGAGCGCCCCAGCTGCCAGCGGGCTGCCCACGGTGCTGCTGGAGGGGTTAAAGCAGATCCGAGGCAGCATCGCCCAGCCCCGCCTGAGGTGCTACGCCCTGGCCAACCTGGCCGAGCTGCTGTGCCTGTCCTCGGGGCTGGGGCCAGGGGACAGCCCCCTGCCCATCGCAGAGCACCTGGCCAAGGTCGGTGCCATGGTCAGCCTCTGGAGCAGTGACACTGAGAGCCAGTACCACCCCTGCGGGCTGGGAGAGAAGGTGAGGGAGGCAGAGAGGAGCATGAGCCTCCTGTGCCTCACCAAACCCTCTCGTGAGGAGCTCTTTGGGGGCTTGGACTTGCTCTGCAGCTTGTTGCAGGCctggggagaggagctgcaggacacTCTGAGGGGATGTGAGGAGCTTTGCTTCGAGAGCTACCGGCTCCTGGATGCTCTGACCAGCCTTGGGAAGAACCTGGATTTCCTCTTGGAGACCAGAGACCTGGGGGAGGGCGAGACACGGGTGGTGTCAGAGCTGACACAGCTCACCAAGGACTTCCTCAGGGACACCAGTGCTGTCCTGAAGGATTTGGACACCAGCCTCGTGTCTGCAGTTGCCATGGCAATCATTGCACAAAGGCTGGACCGCCATGTGGACACCTGCTCTGTTTTTGCATCTGAAAAGACCTGGGCTTTTTCGAAGGCCTGGGTCGAGTGCCTGGTGAAAAACAAAGCTCTGTTCCAGACCCCTGAGCTAGTTTTGAAACTGCTGGAGACGCTGGTGAACTTTGCCACATCCCACCATGACCAGGAGGCCCAAGAGCTGCAGATGCAAGTGACCAAAGCCATCGTGGAGTGTTACACTGAGCTATCACTGAGTGACAAAAACAAAGTGATCTCAGGTGTCCTGGCGTCCTGGGGTGGCCCAGGTCTGTCCCAGAACGTGCAGGTTGTCAGGGAGGGGTTCCAGGAGGACCTGAATGTGACTTTGAACCAGATCACAGAGAGTGTGTCTGATGAAGGCCTGGCCAGGGCTGTGGCTTCCGTGGCCAGGCTGACGCTGCTGTCCCCCGAGGCCACAGTGAAGCAGGTTTGTCATCTTGCTGTGGTCAACCTCGGAGCACACCAGTTCCTCGCCCAAatcctctgctccttcccagcgCTGAGCTTCCTGGAGAGCCACGAGGATCCAGGCAGGCCACGCAGCCTGGTGGTGAGGTGCCTGGAGGAGGCAGTGTGGGGGAAGCTTTCCACAGCAGGGGAAGAGGAGCAATTCCTTCAGTTCCTGGCCTTtctcctgcagccaggctcagccaCCCCACTTGTGTCACCTGCAGAAGTGACCAAAGCCTTTGTCCTTCCCTGTTTAAAGTCAGACTCTGCTCAGATTGAGCTGAGCCTGCAGATCCTCAGTAAGGTTTTGGGAATACCGTCCTGCTCAGGAGAGCACTGGATCAAATCCTGCCACCCATTCCCACTTCTCCTCAGCCTCTGCAAACTTCTGGATGGTTACACCAAGTACTGGCATCAGCCTAGGGAGcagctcttcccttccctggagaCCAAAGACCTGATTCTGAACATCCTCTGCCAGCTGTGCGAGCTGGTGGCACCAGAGACCGTCCCCTCCTCGGAGCTGTGGGTGCAGTCGCTGGCCTGGCTCCACAGGAAGGTGGCATCACTGGACTGGACCGTGGGGCTCCGTCTGAAGAAGCTTTATGGGGACCACTTCAAGAACGAGGTCCCAGCGACGCTGTTCGAGATCTGCAGGCTCCCTGAGGACGAGTGGACATCCCAGTCCTGGCCAGCCTacgggccgggcagcgggctGCTGGCGTGGATGGAGTGCTGCTGCGTGTCCCCAGCGCTCAGGGACACCATGCTGGCGCTGCTCTCCGTCAACGTGGACGACCCCAAAGAGGTGAATCTCTTCAGCAAAGGCTTCCTGGTGGCCCTCATCCAGGTGCTGCCTTGGTGCAGCCCCGGTGAGTGGAGGAGGCTGGTGCCCGTggtggagcagctgctgcagaggcaggTGCTGCACGTGCCCTACACGCTGGAGTACGTGCAGCACATGCCCCTGCTCAACCTGCGCCCCTTCGCCTGCCACCTGCAGCTCTCCGTGCTCTTCCTGCGGGgcttccagctcctctgcagctccagctgctccacctGGCTGCCACCAGAGGCCTGGCTGCACGTGGTGCAGCTGTACTGCGCCAGCCTGACCGACCTGCTGGCCTCCCTCAAGGCCACGGCGGGAGCCGCGGCTCAGCCCTGCGCGCAGGAGGTGTCCTTCACCTGCATCCAGCTCTTCTGCCACCTGCTGCACGTGGCTGCCATGCTGCCCGCCGGGGGCTGTGAGGAGCCACTGCTGGTGGTGGCCCTGGAGGTGCTGTCGCAGTACGAGGCGTCCAGCAAGGCTGACGGGTCGCCCTGCGCCGCGCTGCGCAGAGCCAACGAGGGGCACTTCCTGCAGTCCGTCACGGACAGCCTGGGGCACGAGGAGCTGCGCAGCACCCTCCTGCAGAAGCTCAGCAAGCTGGGAGCACGCTCAGAGCACTGATCTGGACCTTGTAAGATCTGTAATAAAcccttatttttctcttttgagtttattccctccctgctgtgttcTCCCACTAAGCGGTGGAAGGAGCCGTGTGAGGATGGGTAGGAGGAGCCACTTTGGTTTTCCATTGGAATAACTGGGCACAGCTGTTCCTGAGCCAAGCTGCCAGTTCTGTGGCTGCAGACTTGCCTGCTGGCTCTGCATTTACACAGCAGCCTCCAGCATCGAGGAAATTGCTTCCCTCTGGCTGCTTTGCCACCAGCCCTCTCCTAGTCCCAGGAGAATTGCTGGTTTTGCCACGTGCTGCTGGAGGCTGGGAAGCAAGTTGGGTGAGTTCAGGACAGGCAGGAACCTTTGGAAATCCATGTGTGCTGCTTCTGCCCGGAGGTGGGGGTGCAGCAGTAACCCCACATGTAACACCCCCACCCAGCAAGGAACGGCACGTGGAAGAGCCAGCCAGTGGTGTGACTCAGAGAGGAAATCTTTATTGGTCTCCTGATAGTAAATAGGGCAGTGTTAGTGCAAACTGAGGTGCCTCAttggctggggatttttttgtcctTGCATAAGGCACGTTATTCGCAATGAAAACAGTGAGATACAACATCTGTAAGGAGTTGCAGGAGTTTGTAACATCAGCTGGTCTCAGTGGTTACTGTGGAGTCTCTGCAACAACAGCCACAGGTCGGAAGAGgccctttttggttttttacacTCTGtccagaacagcagcagtggTTGGGACCAGATCCAACACCCAGAAGATCCAGATTTCACAGAGCTTGGCTGCTGGTTTCAGACAGAATGAAAGGCACAGAGTGGCCACAGGTCTCTGGGCatgggggctgtgccagggctgtgccagtgcagttgcctgcctgcagcaggcacaggaagctggaggaggaggtggctgtcctggctggtgctggctgcAGGGGATGAACTCAGCTGTGGTCTGATTGCACACACCCTGTGGTGCAGGGTGGGCTGGGGAGCCTGTACCCATTTTGCTAAGAGTGACTAAAAGTGGAAATGGGCTGAACTGGTCAAGGACCAGctcagcatcctgctctggggtTGCTGATTCCTTCTGTGCAGCCCCCGTTCTGTCCCTGGCAGCCTCATGGGGGGTGGGATGAGGCTGGAGGGGTGGACTGTACAGGTGTTTCCAGGGTGTGGTGGTGCCAGCTGGAGAgcaagagcagagcagggcatgCCAGGTGGTTTTAAATACCTGCTGGGGGGATGCAGGCCAGATAAAAGCAGCTGTGGTCGGGAGGGAAAACTGCGCCCCCTGCCAAGGAAGGGCTTTGCATAGTGCCCTGTGTGTTGGTGGTGAGACAAGGACTTGGCAGGTCCTGCCCTGCGACAGCAGAACCGTTCCCATCGTGGCATGAGCTTctgccctccagccctgctgggagcacAGGAGTCCCCCAGGACTGTCAGCCAGTTGTGAAAAGCACCGTCGGGCTGAGTGGAGCTTgagcccagcagcaggaggtgagGCGTGCGTGGGAGGTGAGAGGCCGAACAGGGCTGTAGTGTAGAGCTGAAGTCGGTGAAGGTCAGGAAcggctctgcagagctgtgccgCAGCTCCGGGCCTGGCTGCGGCTGCGGCAGGTCCAGCACAGGCTCCCCATCgccgctgccggggctgggcccgCTCCAGCATCCCCGCGCCGGCCGCAGGCTCCTCCGGTGTCCGGAGGTCCGGTGTCCGGTGTCAGCGCTGggagccgcgccgggggggGCTGGAACAAACCCCTCTCGTGTAACCCTCAGAGCTGGATCCCGGGAGCAATGCCGAGCTTCCAGGCCGGCTCCCACCCCGGCAGCAGGACACGAGGAAAGCCTTCCTaggccaggctggtgctgcctggccCGGCGCTGCGGACGGGAGGTGCTTCCAGCGGAACCGCTGCTGCCCGAAGGAAGGAAGGGCCGGGGGCTGCCCCTGTGCCGGCCCCTGACCGTTACCAGCTCCGTTATCTGCTCCGGTGGGCGGGAGAGCCGCCGTAGAGCCGGGCGGCCTTGCGGCAGATGAGCCGGAACCAGTAGAGCTGGGGGGCGATGAGGGAGGCGTTGGCGATGTTGCAGTGCAGGGGGATGCGGAACGGCACCAGGTAAACCGGGATCCCCACCTGGCGGGCGTAGGCCGCGTACatgaaggggaagaggaggatgcGGCACAGGAAGAAGGTCACCAGGATGACGATCCCGTTCACCTTGTGCAGCAGCGTGTCCTGCATTTTgagctgggggaggaaggaggtgAATATGGGGTCAGCAGCACTCCAGGGCTCCggggcactggtggtgctggtgaGCATCCAGGAGGGCTGGAGGAAGGGGAGTAGGAAggtggggtgggaagggatgcaggagggcaggggtgggaatgaacgtggggcaggagagggcagcacCAGCTCACGGCACAGCCCCCAGTTCCAGGATGCCACTGGGCTTACTGGTGAGAGAAAGggatgggacactgggaggAAGGCAGCGCTGCAGGGGAGATTTGTGCTacagctgtggggctgccccTCTCTGAGACACCCCCCAGCTCAGCCACTGCCTGGAGAGGGGCTGATGGAGcctggggcagggaaaggggacaAATTGCTGTGGGCTTCCCAGCCCCAAGCCCCGTCCCTCCTGACCTACCTGCATGAGGATTTTGCCCAGTGAAACAAAAGGcgtgctcagctctgctgtgaagaTGCAGCCCACAAAGAAGtcccccagctctcccctgaAGTGCTGTAAAGAAAGCCAGCACTGAGCACGGGGCCCTGCAGAGAGgtggccaggagccagcacCCAGCATGTCCAGGGGGTCCTGCAGCAGCCCTTACCTGGGTGATGGGGGTGAGCACGATGAGGATGAAGAGGTGGTGGGTCACCATCAGCCGGTCCTGCAGGAGGAAGCTCCACACGCTGGCCAGCGAGTGCTTCTTCTCCAGGATCCCCTTCTCCTGGCTCTTGTGCCAGTGGCAGAGGTACATGACATAGATGTCATAGGTCATGTAGGGAACCAGGACCCAGATGTACTCCACAGCCAGCcagtgcctggggagggagcagcacacacagaggcaTCACAACAGCTCCCAGCACCTCGTGATGCTCTGGGCGGTGGAAGAGTCTTTAGGACCAAAATGGCAGCATTTCAATGGATTTTGAAGCTGAAATTGGGTGAATTTTGCCTCTGTTTGGCTCAGCAAGTACAGGCTGACCCAGAGAAAAGGTGCCTGGTACGTGTGGAGGACAGATCTCAGTGCTGaccctgctggtgctgggctgtgccaggcactgAGCTCAGCCTGGCCAAGCACAAACACGGCTCTAAGGAAGGATCCTGATAAGCCCCACAGCCAGGTGTTTGCTGCACGGGCCAGAGGCACAGCATTTTTTGGGATCCAGCACCAAGCCGACACCTTTGCACAGGTGATCTCCTCCCTAAGCCCTTGGATCCCCCAGAGCTGGTGCTTGGTGGTGGAAACCCCTAATCCTGGGTCTCTCCTACCTGTCACTCTGCATCAGCTGGCTGCCTAAGCCAGGGAGTGTTTGGGAAGCACATGGAGAACTCAGAGTTAAGCAGGGATGGCTGGTCTGGAGTTTGGAGTGTGAAGCACAAAATATCCAATACAGGCAATAAACCCCCATGAGGCGTTTGTCAGTTGGGAAATAattgcaggcagctgcctgttccCAAAGCATGTTGGAATCCTGGTTGCACAATCTGGGCAGCAGcaagccctgctctgcagggacatCGGCCTCCTCAAAAAGTCCTGCGTGAAATCACactgattaaaagaaaaaaaaaaaagacaaaaccaccCTTTGCTGTTGCTTGGATAAATGTAGCTTGGGGCTCAAATCTCTTTTTGCTCTCCTGCCAtcccaagaaaaaaatttgttgCAGGAGTTCCTGCTCCAGATGGAAAGATGTGAGTGGTGTGGAGCACGGTGGCAAGTGATTGTGTTTGCACAACTTGCCCAGGGCTTTGGAGGGCAATTACAGCACCAGCAGTATAACGACTGCCTGCCTCTGTAAATAAACTGGCAAATTTTACTGCAACCTTCGTGATGCTTCCTGGCTCGCTGTCTTGCTGTCATTCTCCGAGGCCTTCCCTGCTGAGCACTGGGCTCAATTTCCTCCAGATTCAAAGAAAATCTAGGTCTCTGCCCACAAAGTGTTTGCACAGAGCCCTTGGCCTTGAGTACACCCAGGCAAGCAGACAACTCCGGGGGAAGGAGGGCTGCTGGCAGCGCCTTCTGTCTGTGTGGCTTTGGGATTCATCATCTGCCTTATCTGTACAGCAGAATTTTTACTTCAGAGCAAAAAGATAACTCATAGACTGCCTGGGTTAAGCAGGTCTGAGGAGTCTGGGTAGGTATCACTACCTAGAGCAAGGCAAGATAATTCACATCTGTGTATTACAGGCAGGTCTGCTATGGCCAAGGTGGCAGCCCTTCCTAAAAATCACCCTAAAATCGGTGTGACAGTCGAATTCCAGCTTGGCATAATTACATTCTTCCATCCTGCAATCTTCTCTGCTAGTCTGGATAATAGCTCTGTTTTCAAGTCTTCTGACCCAGATTACGCTATCACTCCTCCTGAGAGCCACTTCTGGGCAGTTTATCTCAGAGCACCGAGGGCAAGGCAGCAGGATTTTCCTTCAGAGCAAACTCCATCCCAACTTTACCATTTCTGGACTCTTTCAGAATCCTTTTGGCATGCCTTGATGCACCTCTGAAATCAGTTTTCACCGGGTCTACTTGACTTTGGAGCTGAAAATTTCAGTTTCCAGCAAGGAGACTCCCTACCCCTTCAGAGCTGATGATGTCTGTATTTTTCCCTCATACCCAGCCCATGTTACAGCTCATCCTTTGAGGACACTGTGCTGGCAGAGCACCCCCAGGCCTGAgcaagctgctgctgttcaggGGCTGTACAGCCAGCACATTGCCCAACCCTTCCAGCCCAAGTGGGGGAAAGAGGAACACGAAACTGCTTTTCCTCTCCCCTTTGTACGTGCAAGCCTTTGGCAGAACACCCTCCAGCCCCGAGCTGGCTGAGCACATCCTTGGCACGCTCCCCATGGGGCAGTGGGACCAGGTGGGCTCTGGGTTACCTGTCGTGCACCACGTTCTTGCAGCTGAGCACAACCGTGATCCCCGACACCGTTGCCATCGTGGCTTGGACCGTTGACACCAGCCTGAAACGGAGAGCGAGGACAGGGGTCACCCCAAATGTGACCCCCCCGGGGgctgagggacagggctgccgcaggagagctgctggcactTAGGTGCCCACTCCGTGCACACCCCAGCGCCCCGTCATGGCGAGGACGTGTCGGGGTGGCTGTGCCAGGCGCTGCCTCCCGGGGGAGTCGTGCCAGGTCCCGTCCTTTCCACCCCTGTGGGTCGGTGGAAACGCTGCCGGTTCCCCgtgggcagagggagggagagccGCAGCCGGAGCATCCCCGCCCTGACAACGGTACCACGGCGCGGGGTccggcggggcagggccgggcggAATGCCCGTGCTCCGGGGGGATGCTCTCACTCGGGGG is part of the Anomalospiza imberbis isolate Cuckoo-Finch-1a 21T00152 chromosome 20, ASM3175350v1, whole genome shotgun sequence genome and harbors:
- the TLCD3A gene encoding TLC domain-containing protein 3A; amino-acid sequence: MWLTLALASAFFPGLFILCIRLLRWAAPGWSLKDRILLSGRLVSTVQATMATVSGITVVLSCKNVVHDRHWLAVEYIWVLVPYMTYDIYVMYLCHWHKSQEKGILEKKHSLASVWSFLLQDRLMVTHHLFILIVLTPITQHFRGELGDFFVGCIFTAELSTPFVSLGKILMQLKMQDTLLHKVNGIVILVTFFLCRILLFPFMYAAYARQVGIPVYLVPFRIPLHCNIANASLIAPQLYWFRLICRKAARLYGGSPAHRSR
- the GEMIN4 gene encoding gem-associated protein 4, which encodes MEPAERGAAMAPGCPGGPWAVGEETAILHGGFLLAARLLQPRPLRELRKADWPRAGVPITDALREIGERCPSPLGLWKKEAVAIVWAKILLPAPPAAAAAALEWGWKDDGFFSVGAMIPDVNHTALFELVKALGVPRLFVQLLLALPPGVCRGQLRSLVEYIASETSPSDISFFLDVWWEVLKHREGQEDATVSAFSALIHQHGGEFSLEDGLQPPKRFKGDPGSAPAASGLPTVLLEGLKQIRGSIAQPRLRCYALANLAELLCLSSGLGPGDSPLPIAEHLAKVGAMVSLWSSDTESQYHPCGLGEKVREAERSMSLLCLTKPSREELFGGLDLLCSLLQAWGEELQDTLRGCEELCFESYRLLDALTSLGKNLDFLLETRDLGEGETRVVSELTQLTKDFLRDTSAVLKDLDTSLVSAVAMAIIAQRLDRHVDTCSVFASEKTWAFSKAWVECLVKNKALFQTPELVLKLLETLVNFATSHHDQEAQELQMQVTKAIVECYTELSLSDKNKVISGVLASWGGPGLSQNVQVVREGFQEDLNVTLNQITESVSDEGLARAVASVARLTLLSPEATVKQVCHLAVVNLGAHQFLAQILCSFPALSFLESHEDPGRPRSLVVRCLEEAVWGKLSTAGEEEQFLQFLAFLLQPGSATPLVSPAEVTKAFVLPCLKSDSAQIELSLQILSKVLGIPSCSGEHWIKSCHPFPLLLSLCKLLDGYTKYWHQPREQLFPSLETKDLILNILCQLCELVAPETVPSSELWVQSLAWLHRKVASLDWTVGLRLKKLYGDHFKNEVPATLFEICRLPEDEWTSQSWPAYGPGSGLLAWMECCCVSPALRDTMLALLSVNVDDPKEVNLFSKGFLVALIQVLPWCSPGEWRRLVPVVEQLLQRQVLHVPYTLEYVQHMPLLNLRPFACHLQLSVLFLRGFQLLCSSSCSTWLPPEAWLHVVQLYCASLTDLLASLKATAGAAAQPCAQEVSFTCIQLFCHLLHVAAMLPAGGCEEPLLVVALEVLSQYEASSKADGSPCAALRRANEGHFLQSVTDSLGHEELRSTLLQKLSKLGARSEH